Proteins encoded in a region of the Dreissena polymorpha isolate Duluth1 chromosome 6, UMN_Dpol_1.0, whole genome shotgun sequence genome:
- the LOC127833467 gene encoding uncharacterized protein LOC127833467: MIGETGTGKSTLVDGIANYIHGVKWDDPFRFNIINLEEEEQKRTKNQALSQTEWITCYTVYPKEGSRIPYTLNIIDTPGFGDTRGLERDQEIVEQIRQMFSLPKPKGVVYIDAVCFLIKAPDARLTPIQSYIFQSIMSMFGKDIEKNICSLITFADGMDPPVLAALLESGLPFGKRFTFNNSALFASNTDVSQMSLSPMFWEMGLLSFRNFFRHIDTLSTQSLQLTSDVLNERKRIESTVRNNEKNLEIGLLKLNTLKTEKKIFEDSSSAIKDNADFTYEVVTTQQIKQDLPRGVHVTNCTNCHFTCHENCAYADDDQKINCCAMSNGYCKICPDKCFWQKHTNSKYTFIYKQVKETKTYAEKKRKYEEATGMQLTLEKVLEKIGEELDQMVDVIEDMMTTVKNCNEHLNEIALRPNPLSMVQHIDLMIKNEEMQHKTGYMDRIYALQRFRKRAEISKDADIFHKEAKALGVTGKRQQNDKRSLFQRFKDVFV, from the exons ATGATAGGAGAAACAGGAACTGGAAAGAGTACCCTGGTTGATGGAATTGCTAACTACATACATGGGGTTAAATGGGACGATCCTTTcagatttaatataataaatttagaAGAGGAAGAACAGAAACGGACAAAAAATCAG gcTCTGTCACAAACGGAATGGATAACATGCTACACTGTTTATCCAAAGGAAGGAAGTCGTATTCCATATACTCTCAATATTATCGATACACCGGGATTTGGTGACACACGTGGACTCGAAAGAGATCAAGAAATTGTTGAACAAATCCGCCAGATGTTTTCGCTACCCAAACCCAAGGGTGTTGTGTATATCGACGCCGTGTGCTTCTTAATCAAGGCACCGGATGCACGTCTTACACCAATTCAGAGCTACATATTTCAGTCCATAATGTCAATGTTTGGAAAGGACATAGAGAAAAACATATGTTCTCTTATAACATTTGCAGACGGTATGGATCCTCCAGTTTTGGCAGCTTTGCTGGAATCTGGATTGCCCTTCGGAAAACGGTTTACATTCAACAACTCAGCTTTGTTTGCAAGTAATACAGACGTTTCGCAAATGAGTTTATCACCTATGTTTTGGGAAATGGGACTTTTAAGTTTCCGAAACTTCTTCAGGCATATTGATACCCTATCAACACAAAGCTTGCAACTGACAAGTGACGTACTTAATGAAAGAAAGAGAATAGAATCCACTGTCCGAAACAATGAAAAGAATCTTGAAATTGGACTTCTTAAGCTCAATACACTGAAAAccgagaaaaaaatatttgaagacaGCAGCTCTGCCATTAAAGATAACGCAGATTTTACCTACGAAGTGGTGACAACACAACAAATAAAACAGGATCTGCCACGGGGCGTACACGTTACAAACTGTACAAATTGCCACTTTACGTGCCATGAAAATTGCGCTTATGCTGACGACGATCAAAAGATTAACTGTTGTGCAATGTCTAATGGTTATTGCAAGATATGTCCTGACAAATGCTTCTGGCAAAagcatacaaattcaaaatacacatttatttacaaacaggtCAAGGAAACCAAAACATATGCAGAAAAGAAGAGGAAATACGAAGAGGCGACTGGGATGCAGCTAACACTAGAAAAAGTCTTAGAAAAAATAGGCGAAGAGTTAGACCAGATGGTAGATGTGATAGAAGATATGATGACGACTGTCAAAAATTGTAATGAGCATCTCAATGAAATTGCGCTGCGTCCCAACCCATTATCAATGGTTCAACACATCGATTTGATGATTAAGAATGAAGAGATGCAGCACAAAACTGGCTACATGGATAGGATTTACGCTCTTCAACGATTCCGAAAAAGGGCTGAGATTTCCAAGGATGCAGACATATTTCACAAAGAAGCCAAGGCCCTTGGAGTGACAGGAAAGAGACAACAAAATGATAAACGTTCTTTATTCCAGCGCTTCAAAGATGTGTTCGTATAA